A stretch of Mycobacterium sp. ELW1 DNA encodes these proteins:
- a CDS encoding arsenate reductase ArsC gives MTDSPVTHELRHDLSIDQQLALKTAATRLGGEFDGTFGTETIERFLHSSYDQFAGRATIPNFLPLLAERFARQRLHALARVEGKISDGKPTVLFLCTHNAGRSQMALGYFTHLAGDRAVAWSGGSEPGNEINPAAIAAMHEVGIDITGEYPKPWTDEIVQAADVVITMGCGDACPIFPGKRYENWELPDPAGQGLDAVRPIRDDIEERVHRLLADLNVPVTR, from the coding sequence ATGACTGACAGCCCCGTCACCCACGAGCTTCGCCACGATCTGTCCATCGACCAGCAACTCGCCCTGAAAACCGCGGCGACCCGGCTGGGCGGTGAGTTCGATGGCACCTTCGGTACCGAAACCATCGAACGGTTCTTGCATTCGTCCTACGACCAGTTCGCCGGCCGGGCCACCATTCCGAACTTCCTGCCGCTGTTGGCCGAACGGTTCGCCCGCCAACGCCTGCACGCCCTGGCGAGAGTGGAAGGAAAGATCAGCGACGGCAAACCGACCGTGTTGTTCCTGTGCACCCACAACGCCGGCCGCTCGCAGATGGCGCTGGGCTACTTCACCCACCTGGCCGGTGACCGGGCCGTCGCCTGGTCCGGTGGATCCGAACCCGGCAACGAGATCAACCCCGCCGCGATCGCTGCCATGCACGAAGTCGGTATCGACATCACTGGCGAATACCCCAAACCCTGGACCGACGAAATTGTGCAGGCGGCCGACGTCGTCATCACCATGGGCTGCGGGGACGCCTGCCCGATCTTCCCCGGGAAACGCTACGAGAACTGGGAACTGCCCGACCCCGCCGGCCAGGGCCTCGACGCCGTCCGCCCGATCCGCGACGACATCGAAGAACGCGTCCACCGTTTGTTGGCCGACCTGAACGTGCCCGTCACCCGGTAG
- a CDS encoding low molecular weight phosphatase family protein produces the protein MADTSVLFVCVSNAGKSVMAAGLMRQIAGPTIHVSSAGTRAKTAVNDLSVQALAEVGVDISDHQPAQLTAQMLDDADLVVIVGSQAHLDEYCPGVTIQRWDTDEPSLRGIDGIDRMRIIRDDITTRVQALAANLSTAITPPTGQPSRSNARIERS, from the coding sequence ATGGCTGACACATCAGTGTTGTTCGTCTGCGTCAGTAACGCCGGAAAATCGGTCATGGCCGCCGGGCTCATGCGCCAGATCGCCGGACCGACCATCCACGTCAGCTCGGCGGGCACCCGCGCCAAGACCGCCGTCAACGACCTCTCGGTACAAGCCTTGGCAGAAGTCGGCGTCGACATCAGCGACCATCAGCCCGCCCAACTCACCGCGCAGATGCTCGACGACGCCGACCTGGTCGTCATCGTCGGCAGCCAAGCCCACCTCGACGAGTACTGTCCCGGCGTCACCATCCAGCGGTGGGATACCGACGAACCCTCCTTGCGCGGCATCGACGGAATCGACCGCATGCGAATCATCCGCGACGACATCACCACGCGCGTCCAGGCCTTGGCCGCCAACCTTTCCACCGCGATCACACCACCCACCGGCCAGCCATCCCGATCCAACGCGCGTATTGAGCGAAGCTAG
- a CDS encoding heavy metal translocating P-type ATPase yields MSEACGCGSDDRPGEDEQEPERLWEITELRAAAVAGVVLLAGYVVGWSGGPHAVEIGLYALALVIGAYTFVPSTLRRLAQGKIGVGTLMTIAAVGAVILGEVGEAAMLAFLFSISEGLEEYSLARTRRGLRALLSLVPDEATVLRDGTETTIAPAELAVGDRMLVKPGERVATDGTIVSGRTALDVSAITGESVPVEAGPGDEVFAGSINGTSVLEVEVTSTAADNSLARIVAIVEAEQSRKGEAQRLADRIAKPLVPAIMIAAVLIAAIGSVLGDPLVWIERALVVLVAASPCALAISVPVTVVAAIGAASKLGVLVKGGAALEALGAVRTIALDKTGTLTANAPTVIDVATTNGATREHVLDVAAALEARSEHPLAAAILAAAQGPVQPADDVQAVTGAGLTGARDGRRLRLGRPGWLDPGPLAGQVAAMQAAGATAVLIEDNDQIIGAVAVRDELRPEAAHVVAQLRRGGYQVAMLTGDNQATAHALAKQVGIEVVHADLRPEDKAALIGQMRQRSSTAMVGDGVNDAPALATADLGIAMGAMGTDVAIETADVALMGEDLRHLTQALAHARRARRIMLQNVGLSLALITVLIPLALTGVLGLAAVVAVHELAEIVVIANGVRAGRTKPLGGTIIETGTDSHRLAHTRNQKTTAAS; encoded by the coding sequence ATGAGTGAGGCGTGCGGCTGCGGCAGCGACGACCGCCCCGGCGAGGACGAGCAGGAACCCGAACGGCTTTGGGAGATCACCGAACTGCGCGCCGCCGCGGTGGCGGGCGTGGTGCTTTTGGCCGGCTATGTGGTCGGCTGGTCCGGCGGCCCCCATGCGGTCGAAATCGGCCTGTATGCGCTCGCCTTGGTGATCGGTGCCTACACGTTCGTGCCTTCGACGCTGCGCCGGCTGGCGCAGGGCAAGATCGGGGTCGGCACGCTGATGACGATCGCCGCGGTCGGCGCGGTGATCCTCGGCGAGGTCGGCGAGGCCGCCATGCTGGCGTTCCTGTTCTCCATCAGCGAGGGCCTCGAAGAATACTCCCTCGCCCGCACCCGCCGAGGTCTGCGGGCGTTGTTGTCGCTGGTGCCCGATGAGGCCACCGTGCTCCGCGACGGTACCGAAACCACCATCGCCCCAGCAGAGTTGGCGGTGGGTGACCGGATGCTGGTCAAGCCCGGCGAACGCGTCGCCACCGACGGCACGATCGTGTCGGGGCGCACGGCGCTGGATGTTTCGGCCATCACCGGCGAATCCGTGCCGGTAGAGGCCGGGCCCGGTGATGAGGTGTTCGCCGGGTCGATCAACGGCACCAGCGTGCTGGAGGTTGAGGTCACGTCCACTGCTGCTGACAACTCGTTGGCCCGCATCGTGGCGATCGTGGAGGCCGAGCAGTCCCGCAAGGGCGAAGCCCAGCGCCTGGCCGACCGCATCGCCAAACCCCTGGTCCCCGCGATCATGATCGCCGCGGTCCTCATCGCCGCCATCGGCAGCGTGTTGGGCGATCCGCTGGTGTGGATCGAACGTGCCCTGGTGGTGTTGGTGGCGGCCTCTCCTTGCGCGCTGGCGATCTCGGTGCCGGTCACGGTGGTCGCCGCGATCGGCGCGGCTAGCAAGCTCGGTGTCTTGGTCAAGGGCGGGGCGGCGCTGGAAGCCCTGGGCGCGGTCCGCACGATCGCGCTGGACAAGACAGGCACCCTGACCGCCAACGCACCCACCGTCATCGACGTCGCCACCACCAACGGCGCCACCCGCGAGCACGTGCTGGATGTGGCGGCGGCGTTGGAGGCCCGCAGCGAACACCCCCTCGCGGCAGCGATTCTCGCCGCCGCGCAGGGCCCCGTGCAACCGGCTGATGACGTGCAGGCGGTCACCGGTGCCGGGTTGACCGGCGCGCGGGATGGCCGTCGATTGCGGCTGGGCCGCCCCGGCTGGCTTGACCCCGGCCCGCTGGCCGGCCAGGTCGCGGCCATGCAGGCCGCCGGCGCCACCGCCGTGCTCATCGAAGACAACGACCAGATCATCGGGGCAGTCGCGGTGCGCGATGAGCTGCGGCCCGAAGCCGCCCACGTCGTCGCCCAGCTGCGCCGCGGCGGGTATCAGGTGGCCATGCTCACCGGTGACAACCAAGCGACCGCCCACGCATTGGCCAAGCAGGTGGGCATCGAGGTCGTGCATGCCGATCTGCGGCCCGAAGACAAAGCCGCGCTAATTGGTCAAATGCGCCAACGTTCCTCGACGGCCATGGTCGGTGACGGCGTCAACGACGCCCCGGCCCTGGCCACTGCCGATTTGGGTATCGCCATGGGCGCGATGGGCACCGACGTGGCCATCGAAACCGCCGACGTCGCGCTGATGGGTGAAGACCTGCGCCACCTCACCCAAGCACTGGCCCACGCGCGGCGCGCGAGGCGGATCATGCTGCAAAACGTCGGCCTCTCACTGGCATTGATTACGGTGCTCATTCCGCTCGCCCTCACCGGTGTCCTCGGGCTGGCCGCGGTCGTCGCGGTGCACGAACTCGCCGAAATCGTCGTCATCGCCAACGGCGTGCGCGCCGGACGCACCAAGCCCCTCGGGGGCACCATCATCGAAACCGGAACCGACTCCCACCGGCTGGCCCACACCCGCAACCAGAAGACCACGGCAGCCAGCTGA
- a CDS encoding metalloregulator ArsR/SmtB family transcription factor — protein sequence MKSGSVDPAMCGNVDAATALFHSLSDGTRLAILRRLAVGEARVVDLTGELGLAQSTVSAHLACLRDCGLVDFRPQGRASVYRLARPELLDMLRAAEAVLEATGNAVALCPNYGHPTERKKVAR from the coding sequence ATGAAAAGTGGTTCGGTCGATCCCGCGATGTGCGGGAATGTGGATGCGGCGACGGCGTTGTTTCACAGCCTCTCGGATGGCACCCGGTTGGCGATCCTGCGCCGGCTGGCGGTCGGTGAGGCGCGGGTGGTGGATCTGACCGGCGAGTTGGGGTTGGCGCAGTCGACGGTGTCGGCGCATCTGGCGTGCCTGCGCGACTGCGGGCTGGTGGATTTCCGGCCGCAGGGCCGCGCCTCGGTGTATCGGCTGGCCCGCCCGGAACTACTGGACATGTTGCGGGCCGCCGAAGCTGTCTTGGAGGCCACCGGCAACGCGGTGGCGTTGTGCCCCAACTACGGCCACCCGACTGAGCGGAAGAAGGTTGCGCGATGA
- a CDS encoding isoprenylcysteine carboxylmethyltransferase family protein has protein sequence MALTALGLFAMLMLVIGACRRRIQLARIGDSGNRRGWRPDGTLEWWALALADVGYLLVGVGAPAAALAGLAPLRFADHLLVHATGIAVAVVGIGLTLQAQLGLGASWRIGVDETERTELVTGGPFAIVRNPIFTTLLLTLTGLTLMVPNPIAIAGLLIAIAGIQLQVREVEEPYLRRVHGHTYRDYTTRVGRFLPWLGRTRDETNDAARHYT, from the coding sequence ATGGCACTGACTGCACTGGGCCTGTTCGCGATGTTGATGCTGGTGATCGGGGCCTGTCGGCGCCGGATCCAGCTGGCCCGCATCGGCGACAGCGGCAACCGGCGGGGTTGGCGGCCCGACGGCACCCTGGAATGGTGGGCGCTCGCGCTCGCCGACGTGGGCTATCTGCTGGTCGGCGTCGGCGCCCCAGCGGCGGCCCTGGCCGGGCTCGCCCCACTGCGTTTCGCCGACCATCTGCTGGTTCATGCGACTGGGATCGCGGTTGCGGTGGTGGGCATCGGGCTGACCTTGCAGGCCCAGCTGGGGTTGGGGGCCTCGTGGCGGATCGGGGTTGATGAGACCGAACGCACCGAGCTGGTCACCGGCGGCCCGTTCGCGATTGTGCGCAACCCGATCTTCACCACACTGCTGCTCACCCTGACCGGCCTGACGCTGATGGTGCCCAACCCGATAGCGATCGCCGGCCTGCTGATCGCGATCGCCGGCATCCAGCTGCAGGTGCGCGAAGTGGAAGAGCCCTACCTGCGCCGCGTCCACGGCCACACCTACCGCGACTACACCACCCGAGTGGGGCGCTTCCTACCGTGGCTCGGCCGCACCAGAGATGAGACCAATGATGCTGCCCGACACTACACCTGA
- a CDS encoding YHS domain-containing protein: MKTIGDAVMLTADTPTQMLATLTDLAEQVAGEDGFLALRAGIHHGPVIARGGDVFGHTVNIAARITALAGAGHAVITDPIAAAATRQGLSTPAIGAPPLRSITTPIPLHTLALTEARYPRDPVCGMRINPETARARRRYQDRDWWFCSTDCAHQFTTTPSTYTSTLPVTASERQPT; encoded by the coding sequence GTGAAGACGATCGGGGACGCGGTCATGTTGACCGCCGACACACCCACCCAGATGCTGGCCACCCTCACCGACCTGGCAGAGCAGGTCGCCGGCGAGGACGGGTTCCTGGCGCTGCGCGCCGGAATCCATCACGGACCCGTCATCGCCCGCGGCGGCGACGTGTTCGGCCACACCGTCAACATCGCCGCCCGCATCACCGCACTCGCCGGGGCCGGCCACGCCGTGATCACCGACCCGATCGCGGCTGCCGCTACCCGACAAGGCCTGTCCACCCCAGCGATCGGTGCTCCGCCGCTGCGCAGCATCACCACCCCGATTCCGCTACACACGCTGGCCCTGACCGAGGCCCGCTACCCCCGCGACCCGGTCTGCGGCATGCGGATCAACCCGGAAACCGCCCGGGCGCGACGCCGCTACCAGGACCGGGATTGGTGGTTCTGCTCGACCGACTGCGCCCACCAATTCACCACCACCCCAAGCACTTACACATCGACACTCCCGGTCACCGCCAGTGAACGGCAGCCGACATGA
- a CDS encoding class I SAM-dependent methyltransferase: protein MSRPWGRNRLKFALAGPLFEAGNRFIPGRPHDRLAQLVADQKPKRVLELCGGTGYAARLLARKSPSTRVDCLDISPEMLAVGRRYLTRAGIGTVALHEGDAAALPFGNDTFDVVMSVFGWHELPTDIRHRAIDEAIRVLRLAGQVIAIDLDPPPTARTIFETYMRLAERPHARDVLGTGLADAFTAHGLAVTTHLRARSWAAPFQIVHAHKRGI from the coding sequence ATGAGCCGCCCCTGGGGCCGCAACCGGCTCAAATTCGCCCTGGCCGGACCGCTGTTCGAAGCCGGCAACCGGTTCATCCCCGGCCGACCCCATGACCGGCTCGCCCAGCTCGTCGCCGACCAGAAACCGAAACGAGTGCTCGAACTGTGCGGCGGCACCGGCTACGCCGCCCGCCTGCTCGCCCGCAAATCCCCGAGCACACGAGTGGATTGCCTCGACATCTCCCCGGAAATGCTGGCCGTCGGCCGCCGCTACCTCACCCGCGCCGGGATCGGTACCGTGGCGCTGCATGAAGGTGACGCCGCCGCACTGCCGTTCGGCAATGACACCTTCGACGTGGTGATGAGCGTGTTCGGCTGGCACGAACTGCCCACCGACATCCGCCACCGCGCCATCGACGAAGCCATCCGCGTTCTACGTCTCGCCGGCCAGGTCATCGCCATCGACCTCGACCCACCACCCACCGCCCGCACCATCTTCGAGACCTACATGCGGCTCGCCGAACGACCCCACGCCCGCGACGTCCTGGGCACCGGCCTGGCCGACGCATTCACCGCACACGGACTGGCCGTCACCACCCATCTGCGCGCGCGCAGCTGGGCCGCCCCGTTCCAGATCGTCCACGCCCACAAAAGAGGTATCTGA
- a CDS encoding thioredoxin — protein MARTSRILLTAFVIAAMAIGALVYLSVRDRDSTTTAQPDTGEAGQVVRENSHRLNTVPDSTVTFVEFLDFECEGCRAVYPEIEKARAEYGDRVNFVIRYFPLQAHVNAERAARAVEAAAQQGQLEAMYRKMYDTQAQWGEKQTPADDVFRGFATELGLDMAEFDAAYANPATLERIQLDMADGRALGVQGTPTFFLNDTRIQPHSYEDLAQAFDQALAEN, from the coding sequence ATGGCGCGCACCAGCCGCATCCTGCTCACCGCGTTCGTCATCGCCGCCATGGCGATCGGGGCGCTGGTCTACCTGTCAGTGCGCGACCGCGACTCGACCACCACGGCACAGCCCGATACCGGCGAGGCCGGGCAGGTGGTGCGCGAGAACAGCCACCGACTCAACACGGTGCCCGACAGCACGGTGACGTTCGTGGAGTTTCTCGACTTCGAATGCGAGGGCTGCCGCGCGGTCTACCCAGAGATCGAAAAAGCGCGGGCCGAATACGGCGACCGGGTGAATTTCGTGATCCGCTACTTCCCGCTGCAAGCCCACGTCAACGCCGAGCGGGCCGCCCGCGCGGTGGAAGCCGCCGCCCAGCAAGGCCAACTGGAGGCGATGTATCGCAAAATGTATGACACCCAAGCCCAGTGGGGTGAAAAGCAAACCCCAGCCGATGACGTATTCCGCGGATTCGCAACAGAACTCGGCCTGGACATGGCCGAGTTCGACGCGGCCTACGCCAATCCCGCCACCCTCGAACGCATCCAACTCGACATGGCCGACGGCCGCGCCTTGGGCGTGCAGGGCACCCCGACCTTCTTCCTCAACGACACCCGCATCCAGCCACACAGCTATGAAGACCTAGCCCAGGCCTTCGATCAAGCGCTCGC